CCTTAAGTCGCCTATGGATACATTTACCACCTGCCCATACCTAGGCCCGTAGTGGATGTACTTATTTTGGAATGTACCATCAAGCAGCTTTATTCCGTTGTATTCAGTGTCCGTACCTATCTTCTGGATGGCATCCACAAAGTTCATTATCTCTTGCTGTAGTGCTGCTCTGGCGTTTGGATCGTTTATGTCGTTGGCAGCTCTTCCAGCCCTTGCATAGATCTCGTTGAGCTTATTGAATACCTGTCCTGCGCTGTTTTCCGCTATGGTAAGAGCAGATATACCCGTCTGGATGTTAAGGTTTCCTGTCTGAAGACCAGAAGCCACTATGGCAAGCTGGTCAGCCACGAAAAGGCCAGCTGAGTCATCGGATGCATTGAGGATCCTTAATCCTGTAGAGAGCCTAAGCAAAGATTTGTTCATCTCCCTCTCCGTCTGGAGTAGGGAGGTGTGTGTTACCGCTGATTCATAGTTGAAGTTAATCCTCAGCGCCATCTTTTTAACCTCCTTCCTGGTATTCTATATGTAATAAATCGGTATTAAACGGGAATTTTTTAAGTGTTTATAATTTACAAAGCACCATGTTAGTCGTGCGGGTAAAAACGGGAGGGAGGTTAAACTTCAACGGTTACTCCTTTGATCTCAAGCCAGGACAAAGGTTACTCTTCGCTAAGGATGTGTTTAACTTACTTAAGGAAGATTACAAGAGATTATTCGAAGAGGATAAGCTTGACCTCCCTCCTGTATACAGGGGTGAGAACTTAAACGGTAAAGTCCTGTTTGTCTTCATGCAAGGAGCCATAGGAGACGTGTTGTGTTCTACAGTAGCGTTGAGGGAGATAAAAAGACGTTACCCTAGGATGAAGCTGTGGGTGGCAGTATCTGGCAAGGCAAAACCTATCCTGGAAGATCTTCCTTATGTAGATAGACTACTACCGCATCCTACCCCACTTTCTGAGGTGAAAAAGGCGGACTACATGGTGAAGGCTGTAGAGATGGTGGGTGGTCCCCAGTTTGACAGTCTTAACATGGTGGAATACTTCCTTTGGAAGTTTTATCTGTATCACGCGCAGGACGAAACGCCAGACGTGGTAGTAAAGGAAGACATAAGAAGAGAGCTAGAGCCCATCTTTGAAAAGATAAGGGAGATCTCAGGTGGTAAGAAGGTTCTGCTTTTTCACTACCTTGCTTCTTCAGTCCACAGAACTCTGCCACCTAAGCTTTTGAAAGACCTCCAAGAACTTATAAGAGATGAGTACATACCCGTTGTATGTTCTTTACCGACAGAGGACATAACGGTGAACGTATCCTTTGAGCTTTACGGTATACAGGCTGTAAACCTCTCACCCTACATGAAAACCGTAAAACATCTTATAGCTGCTGTCTCTCTCTCCGATGCGGTGGTAACTGCTGACACGTCAACGTTACACATAGCTGGAGCTCTCAAAAAGCCTACTGTTCTTATAAGTGGTCCTGTAGAACCTTATAATACCGCCGGTACGTATCCTACGGTCATACCGGTGAGGGCCAACTACACGGGGCAGACTTGCAGAGCACCGTGTGGTATACATGCCATCGCAGAGCCGTGCAACGAAGCAAAGCTTTTGGGAAAGTACTACAGTCCATGCCTTGAAAGTATCCCATCCAAGGTTATAGCCCTGGCCCTAAAGGATGCTCAGCTCCTTTCGCAGGAGGATTTTCCAAAGCCCGAGGTATGCCCCGTGTGTGAACATACGGGAAGCTTTCACCTTTTTGAAGTTATAAACGGCCACAGGATCTTTGAATGTCCTTCGTGTGGTCTACAGTTCGCCCATCCTCTGAAGGCGATGGATTACGAAAAGGCATACGAAGGGAAGTACGAAGACCTGCTTAGCTTTACTAACATACCGTACGAGTCCTACACAAAGGTTTCTACTGCTCGGGAGGAGATAGAAAGATGGTCTGCCCTCCCACGTATAAACGTGCTTTTGCCCATACTCTCTGTGCTCCCCAAGGGTAAACATCTGGACGTGGGTTGTAGTACTGGGTTTTTTATGCTAATAGCCAAGAAGTACGGCTTTGAAAGCTACGGTTTTGATGCTTCAGAAAAGGCGGTGAAGATAGCAAAGGAAAGGTTCAACCTTAGGGTTGTAAAAGCCTTTACCTTTAAGGATCTTCCCGAAGACTTTAAAGGTCCTTACAAGCTCATAACTGCCTTTGAAGTCTTGGAGCACCTAGAGGACCCTGTGGGTTTCCTAAGAGAGGTATACTCCATGCTGGAAGAAGGCGGATTATACCTCATGAGCTGTCCACCATACTTTAAGTTTGAAAACACCGCACTAGGATACAGAAAGTACAAGTGGTGGTATGGAGACTATCCTCCAAACCATCTTACGCGATGGAAACCTTGGACATTGCACTATGCTCTTAAAAAGGCTGGTTTTGACGAAGTCATCATATTTACTGAGCCTCTTATACCTGGTACTGTCCTTGAGGGTATAACACCGCCCGAGGTGATTCTTCAAGATCAGAAGCTGGGTAATATAACTATTCCACGCAGCACGGTAACCCAGCTGATCATAAACACTCTTAAGCCTCTATACCTGAACTCAAGACTTTTGGGAAATTTTCAGTTCGCTATAGCCGTTAAAGGAAAAAGTGATATAGACTGGGAAAGGGTTGTAAGCAGGGCCATAAGGCTTTCTGCAGTGGAGATCATATACAATAGGGATGACCTCATTCTATGAGTTCAAAGATCTTGAAGTTTCTAATGCTCAGATGAACAGAGTAAAGCACTGGGAGGTATGCTCTTAGGTTGTAGTAGTAGAGCTTCTCCGGCGGCATACTTTTTAAAGCATCCACGTTGGTTATGAGGATGTTTTTAAACTCTGCTTTACCCTTGCTTGTTTCAACCGTTAGGTTAGTGTTCACAAGGAGATTATCTTCCACGAGAGTTTTAACAAACTCCATGGCCTGAAGAATATCCCTTCCAAACTCGGTGAGCTTGTTTTTAATGTCCTGAAGGTACTGAGTTTCGTTTCCCTCTTCATCGAAAAGCCTTTGACCTTCTTCTGAGTATGCTGCCTCGTCCACAACTACAATCCCACTCTGGTCGTCTTCCAAAGAAAGTCCAAAAGGGTACAGGTCTATGGCCTTCGGTATGACGTCTACCTTCCATCTTCCTTCTTTGTCTACGAAGAAGTTTCTACCTATGCCAAGTAGGGCAAAGGGGAATAGTCTGTCTCCTGACTTCCCAAACATTACGGGGAAGTACATGCTGCAGGCCAAAAGTTCAGAAAAGCCCAAGGAAACTATGTCCACATCCCTCGCAAAGGAGTAATCTGTCCTTTCAGATACTTTAAAGTCTGCGTGTACCTTTTGGTCTAGAACCGCAGGCTTTTTGAAAGCCTTATGAATTAAGTTCATATGACAATCCCATCATAACCCTTAAGGACGCTAAAGAGTCTCTCAAGCCCTATGGAACATCCTGCACATTCTGGCATATCCTCGTAAGCCCTGAGGAGTTCTTCGTCCATGGGAAGGTTCCCCCTCCATAGCTCCATCCTCCTCTTTATCTCCTCTTTATCTGTCTCCTCCGTCCAACCGTTGGCTATCTCAACACCCTTTATGTAGAGCTCAAACCTTTCCGCGTAGCCATTCCTTATCTTGGCGTAGACGCACAGCCTTTTTGGAAAGTCCTTCAGGAAGGTAAGCTTGTCTTTTCCAAGCTGTCTCTCTACGTCTATGTATATCCTGTAGAAAAGGGTCTCCCAGTCTTCCTTGTCATCAAACTCGTACCCGTAAGCCATGAGGTTGTTCTTGAACACCTCTTCGTCCTCTGACAGTATTATTCCTGCGTATTCTTCGAAGGCTCTTTCCACGCTTATGCTTTCCCAATCAAGCTCGTAGCCTAGGTACCTTACGAGGTCTGTAATCTCTTGCATGAGGTAGTTGTAATCCTTTCCTACCGCGTACCATTCAAGCATGGTAAATTCCTTTCTATGCCACTTTCCCACCGGATCATCTCTGAATACTTTGGCTATCTGGAATATGTCCCTCTTTAGGATACTCAGGAGCTTTTTCATGTAAGGTTCTGGGGAGGTTTGAAGGTAATAGGTTTTTCCACCTATCTCTAGGCTTATGGGTTTTACGTTTGGGTCTATGTTTGGATACTCTAAAAGCACTGGAGTGTGAACTTCAAGGTATCCCCTTCCTTTGAAAAATTCCCTCACTCTGTCTATGAAATCCGACCACTCTTTGGTAAGCATGTTAAAACCTCATGAGGACGGCTCCCCACGTGAGGCCTCCACCCATGGCAGTCATAAGCAACGTATCTCCTCTCTTTAACTTCCCCTCTTTGTAAGCTTCATAAAGAGCTATGGGTATGGATGCGGCACTCGTGTTTCCATACCTGTGTATGTTGGAGTAGATCTTTTCAAAGGGTATGCCTAACTTTTCCGCTAAAGCTTGTACTATCCTTATGTTTGCCTGGTGGGGCACCACAAGGTCTACATCTTCAACGGAGATGTTAGCCTCTTTTAGTACTTGCCTGCACGCCTCTTCCATGCTACGCACGGCTACCTTAAACAGTTCTCTACCTTTCATCTGGATGTGTCCGCACTTTTCTGCAAAGAGGAGTTCCCACAAGCTTCCGTCCGAGTAGAGCTTGGACGTGTACAGACCATCTTGGCTCTTCTCTACTACTGCAGCACCAGCTCCGTCTCCAAAGAGCACGCATGTGTTCCTGTCCTGCCAGTTTACTATAGTGGAGAGCTTTTCAGCACCTACGACCAGGGCCTTATTTACTTTTCCAGAGACAAGGTAAGAATGAGCAACATCCAGGGCGTACAGAAAGCCGCTGCATGCGGCAGAAAGGTCAAAGGCAAAAGCTCTTTTTGCAGAAAGCTCTGCCTGAAGTAGACATGCTGTAGCAGGAAAGGTCTTGTCTGGGGTAAGCGTGGCTACAAGGATAAGGTCTATCTCCTCGGGATCTGTGTTGGCCATTTGGAGGGCCATAAGGCTTGCCTGCTTTGCCATGTAGGTTAGAGTTTCATCTTGGGCTATCCTCCGCTCCTTTATACCCGTCCGTGTGGTTATCCAATCGTCGGATGTATCCACCATTTTCTCAAGGTCAAAGTTGGTAAGCACCTTTTCGGGTAAGTAGACCCCGAGTCCTGAAATCCTTATGCCCATGAAGCTTTAGCTCCTTCTGGCATGAACTTCTTCATATTGGAGGCTAATTTTTCATTGAAGTGATGGGTGTAGAACTCTGTGGCTACCTTTATGGCGTTTTTTATAGCCTTTGCGTTGGCTCTTCCGTGTGTGATTATAACAGGCTTTTTTGCTCCGAGCAGCGGTATTCCGCCATACTCGGTAAAGTCTGCCTTCTTCTTGAAGTTGTTAAGAGCTGGCATAAGCAAGAAGGCACCTATCTTAGCCAGAAGGCTCTTCTTGATCTCCTCTTTTATCATCTGGACTACTGCCATGCCTAAGCTTTCGCTCGCCTTTAGTATTATGTTTCCTACGAACCCATCGCACACTATTACATCAAAGGTACCCGCGTATATGTCCCTTCCTTCGGCATTCCCTAAGAAGTTAAGGCCAAGCTGCTTTAGGAGTGGATAAGTCTCTTTAACTAGCTCGTTGCCCTTACCTTCCTCCTCACCTATGCTTAGAATCCCAACCCTCGGGTTTTGTATACCCAGTATCTCCTCTGCGTATGTATGTCCTATTATGGCAAATTGTACAAGGTGCTTTGGTTTACAGTCAACGTTTGCACCTACATCTATTAAAACTGTCTTACCCTTTGGGTTTGGCAAGGCTACACCTATGGCTGGTCTTTCTACCTCTTCTATGGCTCCTATGACAAACTTACCGACCGTGAGGACAGCACCCGTATTACCTGCAGAAACGAGACCGTCGGCCACTCCATCCTTTACTAGCTTCCCGGCTATGTAAAGAGAAGACTCCTTTTTCTTAAGCACGTTAGAGGGTGGCTCGTGCATACCGATGGTGTCCTTTGCATGCACTACCACGAGTCTTTCGTCCTTTACTCCCTCCCTCTTTAGTATCTCCTTTATCCTCTGCTCGTCTCCCACCAAGAATATGGTTTGTGCAAACTCTTTACTTGCCCATATACATCCCTTTACTATCTCCTCGGGGGCGTAGTCTCCCCCCATACAGTCTACAGCTATCTTGGGAAGACTCATAACGTGTCTAGGATCTGTCTACCCTTGTAGTATCCACAGTATGGACATACTCTATGTGGTAGTATCATCTCACCGCAGTTTGGGCAAGAGGCCAAAGAGGTGGCCTTAAGCTTTGCAAAGAAGTTCTGAGCTCTTCTCTGATCTCTTCTCCATCTAGAAGTCTTCCTTTTAGGAACAGCCATATCTTAACCTCCTTAGATAAAGTAAAAAAAACTTAAAACCTTTGTAAATAAAAGTTTTCAGAAATTATACAGTCCACTACTGAATCTGTCAAGAAGAGAGACCTTTACTGAGCTATCTCATACGGTGATGGACTTGTGTAGTGGTATCCTTAAGATATCTCTGAGAAAAATTCTCCTGAAGGAGGTGACTTATGGAGTTTAGGCACGTGTTTGTGTGTGTAAATCAGAGACCACCAGGACATCCTATGGGATCCTGCGCCGAAAAGGGAAGCAGGGACATTTACGCTAAGCTTATGGAAAGCATCCAGATGGATCCTGAGCTTTTTATGAGCGTGATAGTAACTCCTACGGGTTGTCTCGGACCTTGCGGTCTTGGTCCCACCATAGTGGTGTACCCAGACGCCGTGTGGTACGGAAATGTAAGGCTTGAAGATGTACCCGAGATAGTAAACTCTCACCTGAAAGGTGGAAAACCTGTAGATAGGCTAGTTGTTTCCAAGGGTAAACCACCGGGCATGTTCTAAGGGCCGAGGGTCAACCAGCCCCCGGCACTCCTTCTTCTTCAAACTCTAGCTCTAGCTTTTCTGAAGGGACTATAGTAGTTATAGCATGCTTGTAAACTAACGTCTGCTGACGCCCATCCTCCAGAAGTATGGTGTATAAGTCAAAAGATCTTATCCTTCCTTGGAGTCTTATGCCATTCAGAAGGTAGATAGTAACCTTGACCTTTCTTTTCCTGGCAGTGTTTAGGAAGGTTTCTTGGGTCCTGTAGGGCATTTTCTACCTCCTTTCTCTTTGTTCTACCACGAGCTCATAAAGCTTTTGGGAGATATTAATATAATACTCTGACCTTTCAAGGTTTACAACTAGGTCCTCAGGGAAGACGTAAAGGCCGTAGTAAGCTCCTACCATGGATCCTACAAGGTAGCCGATGGAGTCCGTATCACCGCCGAAATCTCCGCAGGCGTTTACCGCTTGCCAGAAGGCTTCCATGGGGTTCCCTATGTTGGAGAGGAATATAAAGAGGGCAAGGGGAAAGGATTCAAAGACGTAGGTAGAGTTACCCAAGATGGCTATGGCATCCTCTAAACTTTTGCCTTCCTTGAGCAGCTGTATGACAGTGTCTATGAATTTCTTGGACTTTTCCCTCTTCATGAAGACCTTGAGGTGTTCGAGGAGGTTTAATCGGTCTTCCTGTCTGGAAAGGTCGTAGCTTTCAAGTATAAGGAGGGATATTAGGGCCGAGTATGCTCCGCTCGCGTCGTATATCTCTGGGCTCCTGTGGGTTATGAGACTTACCAGCCTACCACCCTCTGAGGCCAGGTAGGGGTTGTAGTAGTGGTAAAGACCTACTACGCTGCACCTTAGTATACCCTCCACCGAAAAAGAATAACATCCTGCATCTTCCAGGCTTATGCCAGAGGATAGAAGGTCTATAGCCCTAAGAAGTGTTGGATCTGTCTGTCTGTGCTTGAGCTCATCCTTTCTGAACTCCAGTAGTCTGTAAAAGAAATCATAGGGATCTATCATCTTCTTGGAAAGTATGCTCTCGCAGAGTATCATGCTTATGGTAGTCTCATCCGAAGTGTCCTCCGGCCTAAGGCCATAAGCTGGACTGTGTGGATGAGGTTCCACAAATCCTTCCACTCTACCGCCGTAGTATTCTAGGGCTTGCTCCTTAGTTATGTCCTCTAGGGACTTACCTATGGCATCTCCTAGGGCAGATCCTACTATGACTCCTTGGAACTTTTCAAGCATCCTTATAATTTTCTCATGTTCTGTAGGATAAGGAGTGGGGGAGTGTTGGGGATAGAGGGCATACTGGTGGATGTAGAGCTGGACATCTCTCCAGGTCTTCCCCAGTTTAACATAGTAGGGCTTCCAGATAAGGCCATAAGCGAGGCCAAGGATAGGATAAGATCAGCCCTTAAGAACCTTGGGGTTTCCCTACCTCAAAAGAGGATAACGGTAAACCTCTCTCCCTCCCATGTGAAAAAGCAAGGGACGCTGTACGACCTTCCTATGGCCGTAGGCATACTAGTGCTCATGGGCGTTGTAAATGTCCAAGAAGATGTGGTAGTACTGGGTGAGCTTTCTCTAGATGGGAAGATCAACAGGGTTTCTGGAGTCCTTCCCATAGTACTCTCTTTAAAAGAACAGGGTTTTAGGAAGTTTATAGTTCCGAAAGAGAACGAGTTAGAAGGTGGTATAGTGGAGGGTGTTGAAGTCTATGGTTTTGAACATCTGACAGAGGTGGTGGAGTTTCTGCAGGGTAAGCCCAAAGAGCCTGCAAGGGTAGACATAAAGACTCTCTTTGAAAACTCTAAGGGCTTTGACATAGATATGTCTGACGTTTACGGTCAGACCATGGCCAAGAGGGCTATGCAGATAGCTGCAGCGGGGTTCCATAACGTCCTTCTCGTAGGACCACCAGGCAGCGGTAAAAGCATGCTGGCAAAAAGGCTCATAACCATAATGCCGCCTCTAAGCTTTGAGGAGGCTCTTGAGATAACCAAGATATACAGCGTGGCTGGTTTACTGAGAGAAGGTCTTATAACGCAAAGGCCTTTTAGGTCTGTGCATCATACAGCTTCAGACGTGTCTCTTATAGGTGGTGGGAACCCACCCATGCCCGGAGAGATAAGCCTTGCCCACAGGGGAGTTCTCTTCTTGGATGAGATGGTAGAGTTTGGAAGAAAGAGCCTGGAGGCTCTCAGACAACCCATGGAGGACGGTTACGTGGTGGTTACGAGAGCAAGTGGTAGGTTTGTTTTTCCAGCTCAGTTCCTCTTGGTGGGTGCCACAAACCCATGCCCATGCGGCAACTACGCAAACCCTTACAAGGCTTGTGTTTGTACCCCAAACCAGATAAAGGCTCACCAGTCCAAGCTTTCAGGACCCATAATGGACAGGATAGACCTTAAAGTTTGGGTAGACCCACCAAAGGAAGAAGAACTGGTCAACATGCAAAAGGGACCCTCTTCGGAGGAGATGAGGCAAGCCGTCATGAGGGCTGTCCAGATACAGAGAGAAAGGTTTAAAGGAAAACTAAAGTTTAACTCTCATATGAATCAGAAGGAGATAGAAAAGTACTGTATTCTGACGCAAGAAGCAAAGGACCTTCTCAAAAGGGCCATGCAGGCCCACCATCTGACAGGTAGGGGCTATGCTAGGCTTTTAAAGGTAGCCAGGACTATCGCTGACCTGGACGGAGAGGAGAAGATAGACGTTCTGCATCTGTCGGAGGCTCTACAGTTTAGGGTGGACGAAAAGTCTCTCGTCTGATAACCTATTCATAAATGCCTTTCACTTCGGTAATCGGACAGTTTAGAGTATGCGTAAGACCCTTTTTCTGAACATGGCCTTATACGGAGCTTTCTTCCCTCAGGCAGGATCTCTATCTCTATCCAAAGGTCGCAAGGTATGTCTGGTGTTGGCCACTCTATGAGTACAAGACCGTTACCCAAAAACTCATCCAGGTTTAAATCTTTTACCCTGTAGAGATCCACATGGAAGACTCTAAACTTCTCAGTAGGGTACTCGTTTATGAGGGTGAAGGTAGGGCTTCTGACTTGATAGCCTTCGTAAAGCCCCAACGCTTGCACGAGTGCTCTTACTATGAAAGTCTTTCCAGCTCCCAAAGGTCCGGAAAGACATATGATCTCATCACCCTTCAACACCTTGGCCAGTTCTCGGACGAACCTTACAGTCTGCTCTTCGTCCTTTAGCACAAACTCCAAAGCATGCTATATTTTAAAACTTATGGAATTTTTCTTCTTTCCGGATGTTTATGCGGACACTTATCTGATAGACTACTACGTGATATCCTTCAACCTCAACAATAAGGATCTTGTGGTCACCAGAGAATGGGAAGGTAGGGAGTACATAGTGGAGGTATTGGACGTAGACGAATTTCTACGCCAAGCCAAGGACGTTGTACTGTTTGAGTTCGGTGACGAGGTAGAGAGATTCAGCAACCTAGAAGAAGCCCTAAGACACGCTTACAGGCTTGCGTACACGGAGGCAAAGAGAAGGAGTCCTAAGGAGATACTACCTGCCATGGGTGTGGGTTGTCCACCCCTTGATCTTATAAGGAGGACTTTTCCCGTTGAGTTTAAGCTTGACCCCTTCCCAAAGGATCTTACGGCCTACCTGGAGAATATAGTAAGGAGTGTGCCCAAAGACATGCCAAAAAAGGAGACTCACGATGAAGGCAACGAATGGGACATACTCTGACCTCCTTGAAGAGCTTACCCCTCAAAGGATAGTTGAGGAATTAAGCAAGTACATAGTGGGCCAAGAGAAGGCAAAAAAAGCTGTTGCCATAGCTTTGAGGAACAGATGGAGAAGGCAAAAGCTCCCCGAAAGCATAAGAGATGAGGTGGCTCCGAAGAACATAATCCTGATTGGACCCACGGGTGTGGGTAAGACGGAGATAGCCAGAAGGCTCGCACAGCTTATAAAAGCACCCTTCATAAAAGTTGAAGCTACCAAGTACACAGAGGTAGGTTACGTGGGTAAGGATGTAGAGTCTATGGTGAGGGAGCTAGTGGAAGTTTCATACCAGATGGTCAAAGCGGAAAAGATGCAAGATGTAAGACAGAAGGCCAGGAAGATAGCCGAAGATATACTGGTGGACATCCTCTCAAAAGATCCCTTTATAACCGACGGTAGGCTCACCAAGTCAGACATAAGGGCCAAGCTCAGGAGCGGAGAGTTGGACGAGAAGGTAGTAGAAATATGGGTTCAGGAAAAGTTACCACCCATACTAACCGTTGGTGGTCCACCCATACTGGAAGATCTGGGGGAGCAGTTAAAAGACCTCTTTGGTGGCATGCCCGTGGGTAGGAAGAAAAGGCGTGTAAAGGTCAAGGATGCTCTAGCCATACTCGAACAGGAAGAGGCTGAAAAGCTGATAGATCACGAGGAAGTTGCACGCGAGGCTATATACAGAGCTGAAAACTTTGGTATCATCTTCATAGACGAGATTGACAAAATAGCCATAAAAACTCCCTCTTACGGACCTGGAGTATCCAGAGAAGGGGTCCAGAGAGACCTTCTTCCTATAGTAGAGGGTACTGTTGT
The DNA window shown above is from Thermocrinis minervae and carries:
- a CDS encoding methyltransferase domain-containing protein, with product MLVVRVKTGGRLNFNGYSFDLKPGQRLLFAKDVFNLLKEDYKRLFEEDKLDLPPVYRGENLNGKVLFVFMQGAIGDVLCSTVALREIKRRYPRMKLWVAVSGKAKPILEDLPYVDRLLPHPTPLSEVKKADYMVKAVEMVGGPQFDSLNMVEYFLWKFYLYHAQDETPDVVVKEDIRRELEPIFEKIREISGGKKVLLFHYLASSVHRTLPPKLLKDLQELIRDEYIPVVCSLPTEDITVNVSFELYGIQAVNLSPYMKTVKHLIAAVSLSDAVVTADTSTLHIAGALKKPTVLISGPVEPYNTAGTYPTVIPVRANYTGQTCRAPCGIHAIAEPCNEAKLLGKYYSPCLESIPSKVIALALKDAQLLSQEDFPKPEVCPVCEHTGSFHLFEVINGHRIFECPSCGLQFAHPLKAMDYEKAYEGKYEDLLSFTNIPYESYTKVSTAREEIERWSALPRINVLLPILSVLPKGKHLDVGCSTGFFMLIAKKYGFESYGFDASEKAVKIAKERFNLRVVKAFTFKDLPEDFKGPYKLITAFEVLEHLEDPVGFLREVYSMLEEGGLYLMSCPPYFKFENTALGYRKYKWWYGDYPPNHLTRWKPWTLHYALKKAGFDEVIIFTEPLIPGTVLEGITPPEVILQDQKLGNITIPRSTVTQLIINTLKPLYLNSRLLGNFQFAIAVKGKSDIDWERVVSRAIRLSAVEIIYNRDDLIL
- a CDS encoding SapC family protein gives rise to the protein MNLIHKAFKKPAVLDQKVHADFKVSERTDYSFARDVDIVSLGFSELLACSMYFPVMFGKSGDRLFPFALLGIGRNFFVDKEGRWKVDVIPKAIDLYPFGLSLEDDQSGIVVVDEAAYSEEGQRLFDEEGNETQYLQDIKNKLTEFGRDILQAMEFVKTLVEDNLLVNTNLTVETSKGKAEFKNILITNVDALKSMPPEKLYYYNLRAYLPVLYSVHLSIRNFKIFELIE
- the epmA gene encoding elongation factor P--(R)-beta-lysine ligase, which codes for MLTKEWSDFIDRVREFFKGRGYLEVHTPVLLEYPNIDPNVKPISLEIGGKTYYLQTSPEPYMKKLLSILKRDIFQIAKVFRDDPVGKWHRKEFTMLEWYAVGKDYNYLMQEITDLVRYLGYELDWESISVERAFEEYAGIILSEDEEVFKNNLMAYGYEFDDKEDWETLFYRIYIDVERQLGKDKLTFLKDFPKRLCVYAKIRNGYAERFELYIKGVEIANGWTEETDKEEIKRRMELWRGNLPMDEELLRAYEDMPECAGCSIGLERLFSVLKGYDGIVI
- a CDS encoding beta-ketoacyl-ACP synthase III, with protein sequence MGIRISGLGVYLPEKVLTNFDLEKMVDTSDDWITTRTGIKERRIAQDETLTYMAKQASLMALQMANTDPEEIDLILVATLTPDKTFPATACLLQAELSAKRAFAFDLSAACSGFLYALDVAHSYLVSGKVNKALVVGAEKLSTIVNWQDRNTCVLFGDGAGAAVVEKSQDGLYTSKLYSDGSLWELLFAEKCGHIQMKGRELFKVAVRSMEEACRQVLKEANISVEDVDLVVPHQANIRIVQALAEKLGIPFEKIYSNIHRYGNTSAASIPIALYEAYKEGKLKRGDTLLMTAMGGGLTWGAVLMRF
- the plsX gene encoding phosphate acyltransferase PlsX, which encodes MSLPKIAVDCMGGDYAPEEIVKGCIWASKEFAQTIFLVGDEQRIKEILKREGVKDERLVVVHAKDTIGMHEPPSNVLKKKESSLYIAGKLVKDGVADGLVSAGNTGAVLTVGKFVIGAIEEVERPAIGVALPNPKGKTVLIDVGANVDCKPKHLVQFAIIGHTYAEEILGIQNPRVGILSIGEEEGKGNELVKETYPLLKQLGLNFLGNAEGRDIYAGTFDVIVCDGFVGNIILKASESLGMAVVQMIKEEIKKSLLAKIGAFLLMPALNNFKKKADFTEYGGIPLLGAKKPVIITHGRANAKAIKNAIKVATEFYTHHFNEKLASNMKKFMPEGAKASWA
- the rpmF gene encoding 50S ribosomal protein L32; this encodes MAVPKRKTSRWRRDQRRAQNFFAKLKATSLASCPNCGEMILPHRVCPYCGYYKGRQILDTL
- a CDS encoding (2Fe-2S) ferredoxin domain-containing protein gives rise to the protein MEFRHVFVCVNQRPPGHPMGSCAEKGSRDIYAKLMESIQMDPELFMSVIVTPTGCLGPCGLGPTIVVYPDAVWYGNVRLEDVPEIVNSHLKGGKPVDRLVVSKGKPPGMF
- the hfq gene encoding RNA chaperone Hfq, encoding MPYRTQETFLNTARKRKVKVTIYLLNGIRLQGRIRSFDLYTILLEDGRQQTLVYKHAITTIVPSEKLELEFEEEGVPGAG
- a CDS encoding ADP-ribosylglycohydrolase family protein translates to MLEKFQGVIVGSALGDAIGKSLEDITKEQALEYYGGRVEGFVEPHPHSPAYGLRPEDTSDETTISMILCESILSKKMIDPYDFFYRLLEFRKDELKHRQTDPTLLRAIDLLSSGISLEDAGCYSFSVEGILRCSVVGLYHYYNPYLASEGGRLVSLITHRSPEIYDASGAYSALISLLILESYDLSRQEDRLNLLEHLKVFMKREKSKKFIDTVIQLLKEGKSLEDAIAILGNSTYVFESFPLALFIFLSNIGNPMEAFWQAVNACGDFGGDTDSIGYLVGSMVGAYYGLYVFPEDLVVNLERSEYYINISQKLYELVVEQRERR
- a CDS encoding YifB family Mg chelatase-like AAA ATPase, whose product is MFCRIRSGGVLGIEGILVDVELDISPGLPQFNIVGLPDKAISEAKDRIRSALKNLGVSLPQKRITVNLSPSHVKKQGTLYDLPMAVGILVLMGVVNVQEDVVVLGELSLDGKINRVSGVLPIVLSLKEQGFRKFIVPKENELEGGIVEGVEVYGFEHLTEVVEFLQGKPKEPARVDIKTLFENSKGFDIDMSDVYGQTMAKRAMQIAAAGFHNVLLVGPPGSGKSMLAKRLITIMPPLSFEEALEITKIYSVAGLLREGLITQRPFRSVHHTASDVSLIGGGNPPMPGEISLAHRGVLFLDEMVEFGRKSLEALRQPMEDGYVVVTRASGRFVFPAQFLLVGATNPCPCGNYANPYKACVCTPNQIKAHQSKLSGPIMDRIDLKVWVDPPKEEELVNMQKGPSSEEMRQAVMRAVQIQRERFKGKLKFNSHMNQKEIEKYCILTQEAKDLLKRAMQAHHLTGRGYARLLKVARTIADLDGEEKIDVLHLSEALQFRVDEKSLV
- the tsaE gene encoding tRNA (adenosine(37)-N6)-threonylcarbamoyltransferase complex ATPase subunit type 1 TsaE, whose amino-acid sequence is MLKDEEQTVRFVRELAKVLKGDEIICLSGPLGAGKTFIVRALVQALGLYEGYQVRSPTFTLINEYPTEKFRVFHVDLYRVKDLNLDEFLGNGLVLIEWPTPDIPCDLWIEIEILPEGRKLRIRPCSEKGSYAYSKLSDYRSERHL
- the hslU gene encoding ATP-dependent protease ATPase subunit HslU, whose protein sequence is MKATNGTYSDLLEELTPQRIVEELSKYIVGQEKAKKAVAIALRNRWRRQKLPESIRDEVAPKNIILIGPTGVGKTEIARRLAQLIKAPFIKVEATKYTEVGYVGKDVESMVRELVEVSYQMVKAEKMQDVRQKARKIAEDILVDILSKDPFITDGRLTKSDIRAKLRSGELDEKVVEIWVQEKLPPILTVGGPPILEDLGEQLKDLFGGMPVGRKKRRVKVKDALAILEQEEAEKLIDHEEVAREAIYRAENFGIIFIDEIDKIAIKTPSYGPGVSREGVQRDLLPIVEGTVVRTKYGPVRTDHILFIAAGAFHMSKPSDLIPELQGRFPIRVELSPLTKEDLVRILTEPKNALIKQYVELLKTEGVDLEFTEDAVHEIARIAEEANNKLENIGARRLHTIMEILLEDISFNAPSLKGQHIIIDGKFVRAKLESVVKDVDLSKYVL